From Myxosarcina sp. GI1, the proteins below share one genomic window:
- a CDS encoding Nif11-like leader peptide family natural product precursor → MSAPKPVLDFFIAVLQDDNLAAQFMKALDKKDTPAMLAIAKQRGYDFTANELRQGLKHIHNILPNPVEIDNLTLKEYRCTRNASYTCDCYGRDDITARQGYYIHAESEEEAWQKMALRYPEETEAGFTVQDWSENSGKSVVILRKERDEAGNAILVNWEGKKAITNDDGDVIGYEDELE, encoded by the coding sequence ATGTCAGCACCTAAGCCAGTCCTTGATTTCTTTATTGCTGTTCTTCAAGACGATAATTTAGCAGCACAGTTTATGAAAGCTCTGGATAAAAAAGATACACCAGCTATGCTCGCTATAGCTAAACAACGTGGTTATGATTTTACTGCCAATGAATTACGTCAAGGCTTAAAACACATTCATAACATTCTGCCTAATCCTGTTGAGATTGATAATCTGACGCTAAAAGAATACAGATGTACTCGCAATGCTTCTTATACCTGTGACTGTTATGGACGCGACGACATAACCGCCAGACAGGGATATTATATTCACGCCGAGAGTGAAGAGGAAGCATGGCAGAAGATGGCTCTTAGATACCCTGAAGAAACTGAAGCAGGATTTACAGTTCAAGACTGGTCGGAAAATTCGGGTAAAAGCGTTGTTATCCTCAGAAAAGAGCGTGATGAAGCTGGAAATGCAATTTTAGTTAATTGGGAAGGCAAAAAAGCCATAACCAATGATGATGGTGATGTTATCGGTTATGAAGACGAACTAGAGTAA
- the dinB gene encoding DNA polymerase IV — MANQTRKIIHIDMDAFYASVEQRDNLKYRGKPLAVGASPRQRGVVAAASYEARKFGIHSAMPSKQAIALCPNLIFVKPRFEVYRAISAQIHDVFRRYTDIVEPVALDEAYLDVTENKLGLLYASTVARHIRDEIFKKTNLTASAGVSVNKFLAKIASGMNKPNGMTVILPEEAEAFVESLPIEKFHGIGKVTAAKMRRLGIDNGLDLKERSREFLVRSFGKVGNYYYNIARAKDNRVVEANRIRKSIGAENSFAENLKDKETIIIKLEQIAQTLKKRIDRHQASGRTLTLKVKFSDYQQITRSRTFEKCINSLDVIITEAVELLEIVELDGKNIRLLGISLSNLNNSKKAKIIQLSLFE, encoded by the coding sequence ATGGCGAATCAGACTAGAAAAATTATTCATATTGACATGGACGCTTTCTATGCCTCGGTAGAACAGCGAGACAATCTTAAATACCGAGGTAAACCCTTGGCTGTTGGTGCTTCTCCCCGTCAACGTGGTGTAGTAGCTGCTGCGAGTTATGAAGCAAGGAAGTTCGGCATTCATTCGGCTATGCCATCCAAACAAGCGATCGCTCTTTGCCCAAATCTTATTTTTGTCAAACCTAGATTTGAAGTGTATCGAGCAATATCGGCACAAATCCATGATGTTTTTAGGCGTTACACAGATATCGTCGAACCAGTGGCGTTAGATGAAGCTTATTTAGACGTTACTGAAAATAAGCTCGGATTGCTTTATGCTTCTACAGTTGCCCGACATATCCGCGATGAGATCTTCAAAAAAACCAATCTCACTGCATCGGCGGGAGTTTCCGTTAATAAGTTTCTCGCCAAAATAGCATCGGGGATGAACAAGCCCAACGGCATGACTGTAATCCTTCCAGAAGAAGCCGAAGCATTTGTAGAATCTCTACCCATAGAAAAGTTTCACGGCATTGGTAAGGTTACTGCTGCGAAGATGCGCCGTCTGGGGATCGATAACGGACTTGACTTGAAAGAGCGATCGCGTGAATTTCTAGTACGTTCCTTTGGTAAGGTAGGTAATTATTACTACAACATCGCCAGAGCCAAGGATAATAGAGTAGTTGAAGCAAATCGTATTCGTAAATCAATTGGCGCAGAGAATTCCTTTGCCGAGAACTTGAAGGATAAAGAAACAATAATTATCAAACTCGAACAAATCGCACAGACACTCAAAAAACGTATTGACAGACATCAAGCTTCAGGTAGAACGCTGACTTTAAAGGTAAAGTTTTCAGATTATCAACAGATTACGCGCTCGCGCACTTTTGAGAAGTGTATTAATAGTTTAGACGTGATTATCACTGAAGCAGTAGAGTTACTAGAAATAGTCGAACTAGATGGTAAAAATATTCGCTTGTTGGGTATTTCACTGTCTAATCTTAATAATTCAAAGAAAGCCAAGATAATACAGTTGTCACTGTTTGAATAA